The sequence GATGTtctcctcgtcctcgctATCAGAGTCTTGTCTAGATTGTAAAAGACCAGCGCGCTGGAGCATATCTATCTTTCGATCGGTTTTGCTTTCGCCCGCTTCGACCTAAAAGCGCTTGAGCAAGGTACCCAGAGTGAATGTTGGGGGACAACGTACCTCGCTAGCCAACCGCCTCATGAACATCTTCTCCATAGTCTGCATCCGCTCTTCCATCTCCTTCATGACCTCCTCCCGGATCTCAGCCTCGATCGTACTTGCACGCATTTCAGCCTCAAAGAGCTACCGGCGTGCAAATTAGAAACCCGTAAAAGTTCACGCGTAAATGATGGTACTCACTCGCTCGCGCAAGTACTCGACCTCTTCAAATAATTCATCAACCAGCGTATCACGCGGAgtatcgtcatcatcatcctcgTCGTTGGTTTCGTCCTCTGCCAAAAAGACCATCAGCCTTGACTCCGATTGACCCTAATCCATACACACCCTCTACGATTTCTAAAACAGTCTCTGCAGGAGTTCCCTCGGAAAGCCTGACCTTTCTTGCAGTCCTTACGGGCGGAGCAGGGCTACCAGCCTTGGGTGCAGGTCCGGTTCCAACGCCAGGACCAATGCTCGTACTCAATCCCCGAGCAGTAGCTAGACCAGAACTCTTTGCTGGGGGAGGGCGGGGTGGCAGTATTCTTTGGGTTGTTGTAGCCACTTCGCGAGCGAGAGCAGAGAACCGCATGACATGTGAGTTTTCGTCGAAACCGGTGTCGTAGGGGTTGACGTTTACAATCATTACCTGGTAGACATATGAGTGAAAGATAGATTGAGAGGAGGGAGACTCACAGCTCGACCCTCTCCAACGAAAAAGTCCATAAACAATTCGGTCAACTTGGAGTGTCTGAAAGGCACAACACCCAACTTGAGTGTTCCACCAGCTGAAATCTTGCGTTGGTTTGCTCGGAGCATTTCCATGCATTGACCAAGGACCATGAGAGATTTGTTAATATTTCCAGCTTCCTTGAGTCGGTCGCCTATAAGATAGGATATCAATACGGGGTCTACTAGGCACGGAAATATTCGAACCAGTGGCATGTGTGTTCTTGCTCCGTTCACTTCCGGCAAGGTCAACAACACTCAATCTGGCGCACTGAACCTCTTCCGGATCCTCCTTGTCTGCCCCTTTATGAACACGAAGAACTTTGATAGTGAACACCGCGTGGGAGCGAGAAGATCGTTCGTTCGCGACAGTCCCGAACACTGTACGGTTGATTTGGCCCAGTTTTAGGATCTGCCCAGAGGCATAAGAATACTCAAGCTaaaaaagagagaaaaaacATACAGCCCGCCCCTCTTGCGCGCTCCGCACACGAATCTCTCTCAGTCCACTAACAAACTTCCCGTTGGTTACCGGGTCCGACTTGAGTGCCAAGGCCTTGCGTGTGATCGATCCAGGTATTTCACCGCCAGGTCCAGTACTTCCAGACATACTGTTCGCGCTGCTACTGGATCCAAATCCAAGGTGCGAACTGAAACTCTTGGGTAGTAACGCAGAGAGGTACTTGGGAAGTGGTTTTGCGTGCAAAGAGCGAGATAGAGATTGTCCAGAGCCAGAGCGGGACATGGAAGATGATTCAGATGTGAGCGACTCGCTGGCCAAGAGATCGAAGATTTTTTCATTATAAATTTCGGCATAAGAAACGAATACCGAGTACTCGTAGTTTCTATCGACCTTGATAGCTAAGGATCCTGTTAGACAGGTTTAGGATGAGTAGTAAGAGACTTACTGGTGTCATCCCTATCGGCAGCCTCCTCGCCCATCAGAGACTCTACATCAGGTTCCACTGCAGGCCCATTCTTAGACTTGATGGAAGAACCATAACTGGGCTCTTTCTCCACACTGGAACATTTAGCAGGGCGCCACTTTGCATCTCGACGTCAGCCACACAAGTCAGCCCCCCTCATCACGAGTTGAACGTACCTTGTTTTCTCCGTGTAGACCATCGATGCTATTGAATAGTACGTCCAAAGTCCGAGGAAGCAGTCCCCCTTCGCCCTTTCCGTTTCCTCCTTGAATAGTAAATGTTTTACCAGAATTGGTAACTCCGTAGGCGAATACGAGCCCGTTCTCGCCACTCAGCAAGTCCTTAACGAGAGGGAGGGTAGTAGAAGCAAAGAACTCGGGTTGAAGTGTTTCAGGCGGAAACACGCGAGTGAATGTGTAGGTCAAGCTAGGCGCCGGAGCAAGTGATGGACGCATACCAAAACGAGGGGCAGCTGGTGAAGGATCAGACATCTCGACCGTTGTTTCTGACAACGTAGCAATGTACGGGGTCGAATTGGCCGAGCTTGGAGCAGGTCGAATGCGCAGGAATGCCTATAATGCAATCTAATATAGGACTGAGCTATGAATGCAGAAGACGTACGCGCATAGGCTCCCTGTCATCCTTATCTTTCTCCTTCGTACCAATAGATTTCTTATTCGTAGGTAGCACTACCGACATCCTGTTTGTCGTCGAGCGACTCAAAGTCGATCCAACGGGCTTTGGAGGCGGAGCACTGCTCGTGGTTGTCGCTGCCAACTTGGACTTGGTTTCACTCGGCGATCTCACCGCTGAGGACCGAGTTGCGCGCGTCTGTTGTTGCTGAGTGGTACCAGATGCCGATGAAGACGAATCTGGAGCCTTGTTGCGCGTTACAGGCGGCATTATGTACAGTTTATGAGTGTCGTGGGGTTGGATAAGGGACAACGATTTGGATATTACAACACGCTGTCTCCCGAGTCACGTGATACTAGGAAAATCAGCGAGAAATTTAATAAATGACAGGTGATGGAGAGCAATGTACAACGTATTTACAACCGGCCAGATGCAGCGCTCCTCCA comes from Rhizoctonia solani chromosome 4, complete sequence and encodes:
- a CDS encoding kinesin motor domain protein, which encodes MPPVTRNKAPDSSSSASGTTQQQQTRATRSSAVRSPSETKSKLAATTTSSAPPPKPVGSTLSRSTTNRMSVVLPTNKKSIGTKEKDKDDREPMRAFLRIRPAPSSANSTPYIATLSETTVEMSDPSPAAPRFGMRPSLAPAPSLTYTFTRVFPPETLQPEFFASTTLPLVKDLLSGENGLVFAYGVTNSGKTFTIQGGNGKGEGGLLPRTLDVLFNSIDGLHGENKWRPAKCSSVEKEPSYGSSIKSKNGPAVEPDVESLMGEEAADRDDTTIKVDRNYEYSVFVSYAEIYNEKIFDLLASESLTSESSSMSRSGSGQSLSRSLHAKPLPKYLSALLPKSFSSHLGFGSSSSANSMSGSTGPGGEIPGSITRKALALKSDPVTNGKFVSGLREIRVRSAQEGRAILKLGQINRTVFGTVANERSSRSHAVFTIKVLRVHKGADKEDPEEVQCARLSVVDLAGSERSKNTHATGDRLKEAGNINKSLMVLGQCMEMLRANQRKISAGGTLKLGVVPFRHSKLTELFMDFFVGEGRAVMIVNVNPYDTGFDENSHVMRFSALAREVATTTQRILPPRPPPAKSSGLATARGLSTSIGPGVGTGPAPKAGSPAPPVRTARKVRLSEGTPAETVLEIVEEDETNDEDDDDDTPRDTLVDELFEEVEYLRERLFEAEMRASTIEAEIREEVMKEMEERMQTMEKMFMRRLASEVEAGESKTDRKIDMLQRAGLLQSRQDSDSEDEENIEKSLMVEDETETDDEEDEDEDEDEEEDEEEPESPTPHHKRLTGQPLATLEEGESFEESELTDDESNESGEEPQVTMGEASMDIEDDDEIPETEEEDQSTPSKSRKQRVESDEEEYEQDEDEDEEEEEEEYVPTPPTKSKSRRESTSRTPKSKGKAPGNTPKAKRDSTPSAPPPGPDQDGDESMLAAAIVPNKRARAARLSASGPGSTYIPAPGEPEAVKKKKRQLGKVSAMTEDQIWAAAMKVDHEKQTMGVRRFGRGSR